The genomic interval AATATTTTGTTTGGCTGTAAGTATTTGATAATTAGTGATTTGTTGAAATAGGGTGCGGTTTGGCATTCATTTGGAAAAGCTCGGGCCCGAAAAATAGTAAAGACGGACTACGATCATGGAAGATGCAGGCGTAATACTCGTATTTCTGACGGCATGCGTTGTGCTGTTCCTGTTTTCCCGGAGCGTGGCGGATTTCGTCGATAAGTTGAACGATTATAAAAGACAGAGAAGAAAATGGTGAGTGTTGAAAACTTTAAAACGAAGAAAAAAAGATGAACGGATTTTTGCTTTTTCTACTGCTGCTCGCTCTGGGTGGGCTGTGCTATTGGTTCTACTTCAAATGTGTCGACTGGTTCGAGAAAATTTAACGGTTACGGCTATGTTCATAGGACTATTGATTCTGAGTATCGCGGTTTTCGTCTATCTGATGTACGTGCTCGTAAAACCGGAAAAATTCTAAGTGTGGAACTATCAAAACTTGTAAATAAATGAATACCGAAATTTTAGGCGTCATTCTGCAATGGGTGGCCTTGGTCGTGCTCTGCTATCCGCTGGGACGCTACATGGCCAAAGTGTACAAGGGCGAGCGCACGTGGCTCGACTTCATGACTCCCGTAGAAAAATGGGTGTACAAGCTCTGCGGGATCAACCCGGAGCAGGAAATGAACTGGAAGCAGTTCCTCAAGGCCCTGCTGATGGTCAACCTTTTCTGGTTCGTGTGGGGCATGGTGCTGCTCTGCTGCCAAGGTTGGCTGCCGCTCAATCCGGACGGCAACCCGGGACAGACTCCCGATCTGGCGTTCAACACCTGCATCTCGTTCATGGTGAACTGTAACCTGCAGCATTACAGCGGAGAATCGGGACTGAGCTATTTTACTCAGCTTTACGTGATCATGCTGTTTCAGTTCATTACCGCGGCTTGCGGCATGGCGGCGATGGCCGGGATCATGAAGGGGCTGGCCGCCAAAACCGCCAAG from Alistipes ihumii AP11 carries:
- the kdpF gene encoding K(+)-transporting ATPase subunit F, which codes for MFIGLLILSIAVFVYLMYVLVKPEKF